A single genomic interval of Streptomyces graminofaciens harbors:
- the frc gene encoding formyl-CoA transferase, translated as MTTETATTDATAQPSPPGKALAGIRVLDMTHVQSGPSATQLLAWLGADVVKLEAPSGDITRKQLRDLPDVDSLYFTMLNCNKRSITLNTKTERGKEILTELIRRSDVMVENFGPGAVDRMGFTWDRIQEINPRIVYASIKGFGEGPYTNFKAYEVVAQAMGGSMSTTGFEDGPPLATGAQIGDSGTGVHAVAGILAALFQREHTGRGQRVNVAMQHAVLNLCRVKLRDQQRLAHGPLREYPNDDFGVEVPRSGNASGGGQPGWAVKCAPGGPNDYVYVIVQPVGWQPLSELIGRPELAADPEWATPEARLPKLGKMFQLIEEWSSTLPKWEVLEKLNAHNIPCGPILSTKEIVEDASLVANEMVVTVPHPERGEFVTVGSPLKLSDSPVDVTSSPLLGEHNEEVYVGELGLGDEELRLLKSNGVI; from the coding sequence GTGACCACCGAGACCGCCACGACAGACGCCACCGCCCAGCCCTCGCCGCCCGGCAAGGCGCTCGCGGGCATCCGTGTCCTCGACATGACGCACGTCCAGTCCGGTCCCTCCGCCACCCAGCTGCTGGCGTGGCTCGGCGCGGACGTGGTGAAGCTGGAGGCGCCGAGCGGGGACATCACACGCAAGCAGCTGCGCGACCTCCCGGACGTCGACTCCCTCTACTTCACGATGCTCAACTGCAACAAGCGGAGCATCACCCTCAACACCAAGACCGAGCGCGGCAAGGAGATCCTCACCGAGCTGATCCGGCGCTCCGACGTCATGGTCGAGAACTTCGGACCCGGCGCGGTCGACCGCATGGGCTTCACCTGGGACCGCATCCAGGAGATCAATCCGCGTATCGTCTATGCCTCCATCAAGGGGTTCGGCGAGGGCCCGTACACCAACTTCAAGGCGTACGAGGTCGTCGCGCAGGCCATGGGCGGGTCGATGTCGACCACCGGTTTCGAGGACGGGCCGCCGCTGGCGACGGGAGCCCAGATCGGGGACTCGGGGACGGGTGTGCACGCCGTCGCGGGGATACTCGCCGCTCTGTTCCAGCGGGAGCACACCGGGCGCGGGCAGCGGGTCAACGTGGCCATGCAGCACGCGGTCCTCAACCTCTGTCGGGTGAAGCTGAGGGACCAGCAGCGCCTGGCACATGGGCCGCTCCGTGAATATCCGAACGACGACTTCGGCGTCGAAGTTCCCCGTTCGGGAAACGCGTCCGGGGGCGGCCAGCCCGGCTGGGCGGTCAAGTGCGCGCCTGGCGGCCCGAACGACTACGTCTACGTCATCGTGCAGCCCGTCGGCTGGCAGCCGCTCAGCGAGCTCATCGGCCGGCCCGAACTGGCGGCCGACCCCGAGTGGGCGACGCCCGAGGCACGCCTGCCCAAGCTCGGCAAGATGTTCCAGCTGATCGAGGAGTGGTCGTCCACGCTCCCCAAGTGGGAGGTGCTGGAGAAGCTCAACGCCCACAACATCCCGTGCGGGCCGATCCTCTCCACCAAGGAGATCGTCGAGGACGCCTCGCTGGTCGCCAACGAGATGGTCGTCACCGTGCCGCACCCCGAGCGCGGCGAGTTCGTGACCGTGGGCAGCCCGCTGAAGCTCTCCGACTCCCCCGTGGACGTGACCAGTTCGCCGCTGCTCGGCGAGCACAACGAAGAGGTGTATGTCGGCGAGCTGGGCC